One genomic region from Streptomyces sp. M92 encodes:
- a CDS encoding EamA family transporter, with translation MPYLVPLVVAIVLNTADRTVTRATLRRHGDRADEFLLVYQLTSTLLTVPFAALALLRPGHPAGVPSGEVLLLVLAAITCWSIYSVSAFRSSALLELSVAATISRLRLILAAFFGVVFFGETVSATHAIGLAVLLVAYIPLTQLPREQLNRKGLAYAAASTVAITLALTTDKALTAWFDPAVILFLGFAGTTLTGFALNKGTSTAALRPVLLPAVLAGTAGAAGYYGLVVAMTEGPVGVILPVYQSSAFIYVLIGIVLLGETSGWRRKVLSAAISLLGAALVLSS, from the coding sequence ATGCCCTACCTCGTACCTCTGGTCGTCGCGATCGTCCTCAACACGGCCGACCGCACAGTCACGCGCGCGACGCTTCGCCGGCACGGCGACCGGGCGGACGAGTTCCTCCTCGTCTACCAACTCACCAGCACCCTGCTCACCGTCCCCTTCGCCGCTCTCGCCCTGCTCCGCCCCGGCCACCCCGCCGGCGTCCCCAGCGGCGAGGTTCTGCTCCTTGTCCTCGCCGCCATCACTTGCTGGAGCATCTACTCCGTCAGCGCCTTCCGCAGTTCCGCGCTCCTCGAACTGTCCGTCGCGGCGACGATCAGTCGGCTCCGGCTCATCCTGGCGGCTTTCTTCGGGGTCGTGTTCTTCGGCGAGACGGTCAGTGCGACGCACGCCATCGGACTGGCCGTCCTTCTCGTCGCCTACATACCGCTCACACAACTGCCGCGTGAACAGCTCAACCGCAAAGGCCTGGCCTACGCGGCGGCATCGACAGTCGCCATCACACTGGCCCTGACCACCGACAAGGCACTGACCGCCTGGTTCGACCCTGCGGTCATCCTCTTCCTCGGCTTCGCAGGTACCACCCTGACCGGCTTCGCCCTCAACAAGGGCACCAGCACCGCCGCCCTCCGGCCCGTCCTGCTGCCGGCCGTCCTCGCCGGAACAGCCGGTGCAGCCGGCTATTACGGCCTGGTGGTCGCCATGACGGAAGGACCTGTGGGTGTCATTTTGCCCGTCTACCAGAGTTCCGCGTTCATCTACGTCCTGATCGGCATCGTCCTGCTCGGCGAGACGAGCGGTTGGCGACGCAAAGTACTCTCGGCAGCAATCTCCCTACTGGGGGCCGCCCTCGTCCTCTCCAGCTGA
- a CDS encoding tetratricopeptide repeat protein — MELDRRAQIRVSKAGTGRRGFGSGYLIAPRLVLTAAHALDGADQAARAPVTVCLPDTGGREFSAIVRWQRWDKKVDAALVEVTDGQDWQVPQSLADLLTRPPQRYGLLIGTRPHPVTATGFPRLQKDSEGGRRLDEQLTGSIAPGTGALAGRYEITSTSPTHEGPAGAGTRWSGMSGAALLADDGYGGDMLCGVVRRDRRADTGGSRLTATTAANLLADPDFRALITEHTGWNPVLEPVEPATLLTPAAVDRTFRSPAALLRADTQAVAFHSRDRELDDLRTWCESGPPAISVRVLTGPGGQGKTRLARHLTDTLSWAGWATGHLRSDLTDDPAIDGTPPDFATLNTALPLLLVLDYAETRPRLLRRLITHLHRSRHRVRLLLLARSDGQWRTGSFQALPDVRDLLEEAPVVGLGPLTPADGHAQDRHDTFRQAAGDLARLLPQVPTLPAHDWTALAGTLHPPADLHNPGYDNALTLQMTALVALLQHGPRPADTPPGTPAERTLLKHEERFWEASATTPAYKIALPVPTLGAAVAVAALCGAATREEALRVITALPGLPDHQHTTAAAWLASLYPGGPDHYWGSLQPDRVAEYHASQTLEEHGDLLPALLTAGTPAQQAQAITVLARAAIAHYNAERTADSEHTLHTIDTALDTTPLDHEAMETASGALPYPSRILTPLALRLVGTLAKANQRLAHSDPAAREPDLAASLNDLGIRLSEAGRLDEALTAEQEAVEIYQRLATSNPAAYHPGLARSLSNLGTLLSKVGRRSEALTATEEAVVIRRRLATSNPAAYQPNLAHSLSNLGVWLLEVGRRSEALTATEEAVVIRRRLATSNPAAYQPDLAHSLSNLGNLLSEVGRRSEALTAEQEAVVIRRRLATSNPAAYQPDLARSLSNLGIRLLEAGRLDEALTAEQEAVEIYQRLATSNPAAYHPDLARSLSNLGTLLSEVERHSEALTAEQEAVEIYQRLATSNPAAYHPDLAASLSNLGIRLAEAGRPGEALTTAEEAVEIYRRLATSNPAAYEPNFAASLNNLGIRLSEAGRLDEALTAEQEAVEIYQRLATSNPAAYEPDLARSLYVMAAISATGGELLGALRATGEAVELYRRHIGTLPTVLPRLHGVLRLQARLLDGLGREQEAEQVRRWLGENPLPV; from the coding sequence GTGGAGTTGGACCGCCGGGCCCAGATCCGGGTCAGCAAGGCAGGCACCGGGAGACGGGGGTTCGGCTCGGGCTATCTGATCGCGCCACGCCTGGTCCTGACTGCGGCTCACGCTCTGGACGGGGCGGACCAGGCGGCGCGAGCCCCGGTGACGGTTTGCCTGCCCGACACCGGCGGGCGGGAGTTTTCGGCAATCGTGCGCTGGCAGCGCTGGGACAAGAAGGTGGATGCCGCCCTGGTCGAAGTCACCGACGGCCAGGACTGGCAGGTCCCCCAGTCCCTCGCGGATCTGCTGACCCGGCCGCCCCAGCGCTACGGACTGCTCATCGGCACCCGCCCCCACCCGGTCACCGCGACCGGATTCCCCCGTCTGCAGAAGGACTCCGAAGGCGGCCGGCGCCTGGACGAGCAGCTGACCGGCTCGATCGCCCCGGGCACCGGCGCCCTCGCCGGCCGCTACGAGATCACCAGCACCAGCCCCACCCACGAAGGCCCTGCCGGCGCCGGCACCCGCTGGTCCGGCATGTCCGGAGCCGCCCTCCTGGCCGACGACGGCTACGGCGGGGACATGCTGTGCGGCGTCGTACGCCGCGACCGCCGCGCCGACACAGGCGGCAGCCGCCTGACCGCCACCACCGCCGCGAACCTCCTCGCCGACCCCGACTTCCGCGCCCTCATCACCGAGCACACCGGCTGGAACCCCGTCCTCGAACCCGTCGAACCCGCCACCCTGCTCACCCCCGCCGCCGTCGACCGCACCTTCCGCTCACCCGCAGCGCTGCTGCGCGCGGACACCCAAGCCGTCGCCTTCCACAGCCGCGACCGCGAACTGGACGACCTGCGCACCTGGTGCGAGAGCGGACCACCGGCCATCTCGGTACGGGTGCTGACCGGGCCCGGCGGACAAGGCAAGACCCGCCTCGCCCGCCACCTCACCGACACCCTCTCCTGGGCGGGCTGGGCCACCGGACACCTGCGCTCCGACCTCACCGACGACCCCGCCATCGACGGCACCCCACCCGACTTCGCCACCCTCAACACCGCCCTGCCCCTCCTCCTGGTCCTCGACTACGCCGAGACCCGACCCCGCCTGCTACGCCGCCTCATCACCCACCTGCACCGCTCCCGCCACCGCGTGCGCCTGCTGCTGCTCGCCCGCTCCGACGGCCAATGGCGCACCGGCTCCTTCCAGGCCCTCCCCGACGTACGGGACCTGCTCGAAGAAGCCCCCGTCGTCGGACTCGGTCCGCTCACCCCTGCGGACGGACACGCCCAGGACCGGCACGACACCTTCCGGCAGGCCGCCGGCGACCTCGCCCGCCTGCTGCCCCAGGTACCCACCCTGCCCGCCCACGACTGGACAGCCCTGGCCGGCACACTCCACCCCCCGGCCGACCTGCACAACCCCGGCTACGACAACGCCCTCACCCTGCAGATGACCGCCCTGGTCGCCCTCCTCCAGCACGGCCCCCGACCCGCCGACACACCTCCCGGCACCCCTGCGGAGCGCACTCTGCTCAAACACGAGGAAAGATTCTGGGAAGCCAGCGCGACCACCCCGGCCTACAAAATCGCCCTGCCCGTCCCCACCCTGGGCGCCGCCGTCGCCGTGGCCGCCCTGTGCGGGGCCGCAACCCGAGAGGAGGCCCTGCGCGTCATCACCGCCCTGCCCGGCCTGCCCGATCACCAGCACACGACTGCCGCGGCCTGGCTGGCCTCCCTGTACCCGGGCGGCCCCGACCACTACTGGGGTTCCCTCCAACCCGACCGCGTCGCCGAGTACCACGCCTCCCAGACCCTCGAAGAACACGGCGACCTGCTGCCCGCTCTCCTCACCGCGGGCACCCCCGCCCAACAGGCCCAGGCCATCACCGTCCTGGCCCGCGCAGCCATCGCCCACTACAACGCCGAACGCACCGCCGACAGCGAACACACCCTGCACACCATCGACACCGCCCTGGACACCACCCCCCTCGACCACGAGGCCATGGAGACCGCCTCAGGGGCACTCCCCTACCCATCCCGCATCCTCACCCCCCTCGCCCTGCGACTCGTCGGCACCCTCGCCAAGGCCAACCAACGACTTGCGCACAGCGACCCCGCCGCCCGCGAACCCGACCTCGCCGCCTCACTGAACGACCTCGGCATCCGGCTCTCGGAGGCCGGACGGCTGGACGAGGCACTCACCGCCGAACAGGAGGCGGTGGAGATCTACCAACGGCTTGCCACAAGCAACCCCGCCGCCTACCACCCCGGCCTCGCCCGCTCGCTGTCCAACCTCGGAACCCTCCTGTCGAAAGTGGGGCGGCGAAGTGAGGCCCTCACCGCCACCGAAGAGGCGGTGGTGATCCGGCGCAGGCTTGCCACGAGCAACCCCGCCGCCTACCAGCCCAACCTCGCCCACTCGCTGTCCAACCTCGGCGTCTGGCTGTTGGAGGTGGGGCGGCGAAGTGAGGCCCTCACCGCCACCGAGGAGGCGGTGGTGATCCGGCGCAGGCTTGCCACGAGCAACCCCGCCGCCTACCAGCCCGACCTCGCCCACTCGCTGTCCAACCTCGGCAATCTCCTGTCGGAGGTGGGGCGGCGCAGCGAGGCTCTCACCGCCGAACAGGAGGCGGTGGTGATCCGGCGCAGGCTTGCCACGAGCAACCCCGCCGCCTACCAGCCCGACCTCGCTCGCTCGCTGTCCAACCTCGGCATCCGGCTGTTGGAGGCCGGGCGGCTGGACGAGGCCCTCACCGCCGAACAGGAGGCGGTGGAGATCTACCAACGGCTCGCCACAAGCAACCCCGCCGCCTACCACCCCGACCTCGCCCGCTCGCTGTCCAACCTCGGAACCCTCCTGTCGGAGGTGGAGCGGCACAGCGAGGCCCTCACCGCCGAACAGGAGGCGGTGGAGATCTACCAACGGCTCGCCACAAGCAACCCCGCCGCCTACCACCCCGACCTCGCCGCCTCGCTGTCCAACCTCGGCATCCGGCTGGCGGAAGCAGGGCGGCCGGGTGAGGCCCTCACCACCGCCGAAGAAGCGGTGGAGATCTACCGACGGCTCGCCACGAGCAACCCCGCCGCCTACGAACCCAACTTCGCCGCCTCATTGAACAACCTCGGCATCCGGCTGTCGGAGGCCGGACGGCTGGACGAGGCCCTCACCGCCGAACAGGAGGCGGTGGAGATCTACCAACGGCTCGCCACAAGCAACCCCGCCGCCTACGAACCCGACCTCGCGCGCTCGCTGTATGTCATGGCCGCGATCTCTGCGACGGGAGGCGAGCTTCTCGGGGCGCTACGCGCGACGGGGGAGGCCGTGGAACTGTACCGCCGCCATATCGGCACGCTGCCGACAGTCCTCCCGCGACTCCATGGCGTGCTGCGCCTGCAGGCGCGGCTACTCGACGGCCTCGGGCGTGAGCAAGAGGCGGAGCAAGTGCGTCGCTGGCTCGGGGAGAATCCGCTCCCCGTCTGA
- a CDS encoding trypco2 family protein produces MLETEGDEMSSASGADEEWMDLADAVTLLRDQIAEAQGRIAATTGPGDKGVLFTLEEITLDLGLELTGTKGVNGGLRWSVISLGGKKESGRKATHTVTVKLTPHRPGGGDVDVSDAE; encoded by the coding sequence GTGCTCGAGACGGAGGGGGACGAGATGAGCAGTGCGAGCGGAGCGGACGAGGAGTGGATGGACCTGGCGGACGCGGTCACCCTGCTGCGGGACCAGATCGCCGAGGCCCAGGGCAGGATCGCCGCCACGACAGGGCCGGGCGACAAGGGGGTGCTGTTCACGCTGGAGGAGATCACGCTGGACCTCGGTCTGGAGCTGACCGGCACCAAGGGTGTCAACGGCGGTCTGCGCTGGAGCGTGATCAGCCTGGGAGGCAAGAAGGAGAGCGGCCGCAAGGCCACCCACACGGTGACCGTGAAACTGACCCCGCACCGTCCCGGTGGGGGCGACGTCGACGTCAGCGACGCCGAGTAG
- a CDS encoding SGNH/GDSL hydrolase family protein, with the protein MPTRVPDPGKKLGKSWDTSLDRAVTTAADNDGFKVLVADSKDAYQWRTAATLAEPGMPADSWIGNSCVMDRDHAAVVYAPRTFTNKPDLMQGGAFTAVVDLKSGQVTKLPFTGSLAYFDPSCNPTTRTAVFTAFRDSKTRLVTVDTSGKTTSDTSVTGQVTSAVPTKDGLVAAHGRRLVRVDPTKSSLTRLASANEVPFSIRPTSKGIAFLDRKDNTAHAKLWKKGSAPSLLATGELGDLALQQGTDGRAFLTGDTTDANLAGTGITRLHVSADTDVSTHGRLAVDPVLMPGVRAGLERIGNAGKGFTKAEPTPRARATDDPTRDSADPLTITSVATATGEKITQAVTDTTSDTGKGSFSPALRAAAATEKAPGKNARTVQAADARAHNPVDTDRWCSIPRNDVKALALQPTPNQVEWAVNMAIRGELRANWITQGGWRSQLGLGTVDPQGLFPPPALKGGGQIPAQVLLGVLAQESNLWQAEGGAIPGQMGNPQAAIAGFYGHEGETSEAYWRIRWHESDCGYGVGQVTDGMRLAGYEKPGETSLSPTKQKAVALDYAVNIAASMYILADKWNQVHTAGQTITVNNDDPSKPENWFAALWNYNLGFNENKGDGTPWGLGWYNNPANPFYPPSRDPFMSDPRDAAKPQNWPYQEKVMGWAAWSMDTGYSYATSGRQDWPGESGYDSAGFRPAWWINPGQRDRIKPPLDAFCNATNNCDAANPPDCPDAKCYETYWWRGANVTWKANCDADCGHENVKYVTSRAEPGRGYRLQYGTPECGAAPAGALIVESVPDNTATYGGCASGTDAGHFQFTFHPNPLATGPGLGQYEAKGDLHQIGGGQGGHFWYTHTRDIAHLGGPGNRMTIDGTWTLDRDVEWTRVFAHQPDTGAHTQQAHYVIKGVAGGDRHRYVNTHFSANTWVELGVYRFTGTPQVQLTNTTADGTADEDVAWDAVAFQPLSGKPKHMVVAMGDSYTSGEGAGAYSPESDRDHGESDWNACRRSDNSWPRKLRLPGHSTSLGELSDNRSATVDFLDVSCSGAKTSQLTPGDPLPWGRIGNYHEVSQIDSGVLSPDTTLVMLTIGGNDGDNFTNAVTNCYIVGVCDPADYTGKVDQAVLDTGGLIADIALAAPNAQIVLTGYPRLVSDEQCVTADFDALNQLADYVRDKQKAKVAELSKAGTKVAFADPIPAFQGHGICDGDEWINRIVAGPNGDGDFHAGDPANQVPCLPWPGENICASLESFHPKNAGTTGYARVMEQTLAGIGYKGS; encoded by the coding sequence AACCGCTGCGACGCTCGCCGAGCCCGGCATGCCGGCGGACTCGTGGATCGGCAACTCCTGCGTCATGGACCGTGATCACGCTGCGGTCGTGTATGCGCCCCGGACGTTCACGAACAAGCCGGACCTGATGCAGGGTGGGGCGTTCACCGCAGTCGTCGATCTGAAGTCCGGTCAGGTGACGAAACTGCCCTTCACCGGATCGCTGGCCTACTTCGATCCGTCGTGCAACCCCACAACACGCACGGCCGTCTTCACGGCGTTTCGCGACAGCAAGACCCGGCTCGTCACCGTCGACACCAGCGGCAAGACGACCAGCGACACTTCTGTCACTGGTCAGGTGACCTCCGCCGTCCCGACCAAGGACGGTCTTGTCGCGGCACACGGCCGCCGTCTGGTGCGCGTCGACCCGACGAAGAGCAGCCTCACGCGGCTGGCTTCCGCGAACGAGGTGCCCTTCAGCATCCGCCCCACCAGCAAGGGCATCGCCTTCCTCGACCGTAAGGACAACACCGCCCACGCCAAACTGTGGAAGAAGGGGAGCGCACCGTCGCTTCTCGCGACGGGCGAGCTGGGCGACCTGGCCCTCCAGCAGGGAACCGACGGCCGGGCATTCCTCACCGGAGACACCACAGACGCAAACCTTGCCGGCACCGGGATCACCCGCCTGCACGTTTCGGCAGACACCGATGTGTCCACCCACGGCCGACTCGCTGTCGATCCCGTCCTCATGCCCGGCGTCCGTGCAGGCCTGGAACGGATCGGCAACGCAGGCAAGGGCTTCACCAAGGCAGAACCGACACCACGAGCTCGCGCCACTGACGACCCCACGCGGGACAGTGCCGACCCGCTGACCATCACCAGTGTCGCGACCGCCACCGGCGAGAAGATCACCCAGGCGGTCACCGACACAACCAGCGACACAGGAAAAGGCTCCTTCTCACCTGCCCTGCGCGCAGCCGCCGCCACGGAGAAGGCACCGGGAAAGAACGCGCGGACCGTTCAAGCGGCCGACGCACGGGCGCACAACCCGGTGGACACCGACCGCTGGTGCTCCATCCCCCGCAACGACGTCAAGGCGCTGGCCCTGCAGCCGACCCCTAACCAGGTCGAATGGGCTGTCAACATGGCGATCCGCGGCGAACTGCGCGCCAACTGGATCACGCAGGGAGGCTGGCGCTCCCAGTTGGGCCTGGGCACCGTCGACCCTCAGGGACTCTTCCCGCCTCCCGCCTTGAAGGGCGGTGGACAGATCCCGGCGCAGGTGCTGCTGGGCGTGCTCGCCCAGGAGTCGAACCTGTGGCAGGCGGAAGGCGGCGCCATCCCCGGTCAGATGGGCAACCCTCAAGCGGCGATCGCCGGCTTCTACGGTCATGAGGGCGAGACGTCCGAGGCGTACTGGAGGATTCGCTGGCACGAGTCCGACTGTGGCTACGGAGTCGGTCAGGTCACCGACGGCATGCGGCTCGCCGGCTATGAGAAGCCGGGTGAGACGTCCCTGTCCCCGACAAAGCAGAAGGCCGTCGCTCTGGACTACGCGGTCAACATCGCCGCGTCCATGTACATCCTCGCGGACAAGTGGAACCAGGTGCACACCGCCGGGCAGACCATCACCGTCAACAACGACGACCCGTCGAAACCGGAGAACTGGTTCGCCGCCCTGTGGAACTACAATCTCGGGTTCAACGAGAACAAGGGTGACGGCACGCCGTGGGGCCTGGGCTGGTACAACAACCCCGCGAACCCGTTCTACCCGCCCTCGCGGGACCCGTTCATGTCCGACCCGCGTGACGCCGCCAAGCCCCAGAACTGGCCCTACCAGGAAAAGGTGATGGGTTGGGCCGCCTGGTCCATGGACACCGGCTACTCCTATGCCACTTCCGGGCGGCAGGACTGGCCCGGTGAGTCCGGCTACGACTCCGCCGGCTTCCGGCCCGCCTGGTGGATCAACCCAGGCCAGCGCGACCGGATCAAGCCGCCACTGGACGCGTTCTGCAACGCCACCAACAACTGCGATGCCGCCAACCCGCCCGACTGTCCCGACGCGAAGTGCTATGAGACGTACTGGTGGCGCGGCGCAAACGTGACGTGGAAGGCGAACTGTGACGCCGACTGCGGTCACGAGAATGTCAAGTACGTCACGTCCCGCGCGGAACCCGGCCGTGGCTACCGTCTGCAGTACGGCACACCGGAGTGCGGCGCTGCCCCTGCCGGGGCACTGATCGTGGAGTCCGTACCTGACAACACCGCGACCTACGGCGGCTGCGCGTCCGGCACCGACGCCGGACACTTCCAGTTCACCTTCCACCCCAACCCCCTGGCGACCGGTCCAGGCCTGGGCCAGTACGAAGCCAAGGGAGACCTGCACCAGATCGGCGGCGGACAAGGTGGCCACTTCTGGTACACGCACACCCGCGACATCGCTCACCTCGGCGGTCCTGGCAACAGGATGACCATCGACGGCACCTGGACCCTCGACCGCGACGTCGAGTGGACACGCGTCTTCGCCCACCAACCCGACACGGGGGCGCACACCCAGCAGGCCCATTACGTGATCAAGGGAGTCGCCGGCGGCGACCGACACCGCTACGTCAACACCCACTTCAGCGCCAACACCTGGGTGGAACTCGGCGTCTACCGCTTCACCGGCACCCCTCAAGTCCAACTGACGAACACTACCGCCGACGGCACCGCCGACGAAGACGTCGCCTGGGACGCCGTCGCCTTCCAGCCGCTGTCAGGCAAGCCCAAGCACATGGTCGTCGCCATGGGCGACTCCTACACCTCCGGCGAGGGAGCCGGAGCCTACTCACCCGAGTCCGACAGAGACCACGGAGAGAGCGACTGGAACGCCTGCCGACGCAGCGACAACTCCTGGCCGCGCAAGCTCCGGCTGCCCGGTCACAGCACCAGCCTCGGCGAACTCTCGGACAACAGGAGCGCCACTGTCGACTTCCTCGACGTCAGCTGTTCCGGTGCGAAGACCTCGCAGCTGACCCCAGGCGACCCTCTGCCCTGGGGAAGGATCGGCAACTACCATGAGGTGAGCCAGATCGACTCCGGCGTCCTCAGCCCGGACACCACACTGGTCATGCTGACCATCGGCGGCAACGACGGGGACAATTTCACCAACGCCGTCACGAACTGCTACATCGTCGGAGTATGTGACCCCGCCGACTACACAGGCAAGGTCGACCAAGCGGTACTTGATACCGGGGGTCTCATCGCCGACATCGCACTCGCCGCGCCGAACGCACAGATCGTCCTTACGGGCTATCCACGCCTGGTCAGTGACGAGCAATGCGTGACAGCCGACTTCGACGCCCTGAACCAGCTGGCCGACTACGTCCGAGACAAGCAGAAGGCCAAGGTGGCGGAGCTGAGCAAGGCCGGGACCAAGGTGGCTTTCGCCGACCCGATACCCGCCTTCCAGGGGCACGGTATCTGTGACGGCGACGAGTGGATCAACCGTATCGTCGCCGGCCCGAACGGCGATGGCGACTTCCACGCCGGAGACCCGGCCAACCAGGTCCCATGCCTGCCCTGGCCCGGGGAGAACATCTGTGCCAGCCTCGAGTCGTTCCATCCCAAGAACGCCGGCACCACAGGCTATGCACGGGTCATGGAGCAGACACTGGCCGGTATCGGATACAAAGGCAGCTAG
- a CDS encoding class I SAM-dependent methyltransferase, whose translation MANFDRFATIYDKYRPSFETLRAEALSKHSLDDGGGRTAVDLGTGTGVMAFVLAEHGYRVTGLDHSPRMLEQARKSAARRRAEVDFRVGSATGTGLVRASVDIVTASQSWHLFDGRRAFTECRRILKPGGVLLVTTYDWLPLPGSAARITEEVIREVNPDWADHGGTGSHDRLAPVAAELGFTSIRTHERRFEQRYTLDDWVGRIRTSSSGGAGLDTAQRRVLEDGMREKLSATFPDGDIVVTHVAWSMSARKAVAWRPARAHAMTGTAG comes from the coding sequence ATGGCCAACTTCGACCGATTTGCAACGATATATGACAAGTATCGACCGTCATTCGAAACGCTGCGCGCGGAAGCTCTTTCGAAGCACTCACTGGACGACGGTGGTGGACGCACTGCCGTAGATCTGGGCACGGGGACGGGCGTCATGGCGTTCGTGCTCGCCGAGCACGGCTACCGTGTGACCGGCCTCGACCACTCGCCGCGAATGCTGGAACAGGCACGGAAGTCCGCGGCCAGGCGGCGGGCGGAGGTCGACTTCCGGGTCGGTTCCGCAACCGGCACCGGTCTGGTCCGCGCCTCGGTCGACATCGTCACCGCCTCGCAGAGTTGGCATCTGTTCGACGGGCGTCGGGCGTTCACCGAGTGCCGCCGCATCCTCAAGCCCGGCGGGGTCCTTCTGGTGACCACGTACGACTGGCTCCCGCTGCCCGGCTCCGCCGCGCGCATCACCGAGGAGGTGATCCGCGAGGTGAATCCCGACTGGGCGGACCACGGCGGGACGGGCAGCCACGACCGCCTGGCGCCGGTGGCGGCCGAACTCGGCTTCACCTCGATCCGCACGCACGAACGTCGGTTCGAGCAGCGGTACACGCTGGACGACTGGGTAGGCCGCATCCGGACCAGCTCGAGTGGCGGAGCGGGCCTCGACACCGCGCAAAGGCGCGTACTCGAAGACGGCATGCGCGAGAAACTGTCGGCCACCTTCCCGGACGGCGACATCGTCGTCACGCACGTCGCCTGGTCGATGTCCGCTCGCAAAGCCGTCGCCTGGCGGCCGGCGCGGGCTCACGCGATGACGGGAACAGCGGGCTGA